Proteins found in one Chloroflexota bacterium genomic segment:
- a CDS encoding GNAT family N-acetyltransferase, translating to MTTHRESTSDVPAVIRPTLLDDIPSIAALIAANRFRSDGSGALLPVSPQQILRMLGDEDLGRFFTAVAPSGEVVGCVSVAVYGMPSNHQEVIAWLANRLPADDFGIQHDANDDLGQMAELRSLAVSDAFRGRQLGLQLIETAKAEARSRGFGQLYSLVNRDVVGLFERAGFCRATRPPAKLIIDCAVCPLLDHCVEIPVVAEVIRSRT from the coding sequence ATGACTACGCACCGAGAATCAACGAGCGATGTGCCGGCGGTGATTCGCCCCACGTTGCTGGACGACATCCCGAGCATCGCGGCGCTCATTGCGGCCAACCGGTTTCGGTCGGATGGGTCGGGAGCCTTGCTGCCGGTCAGTCCGCAGCAGATTCTCCGGATGCTTGGGGATGAGGACTTGGGTCGATTCTTCACGGCCGTCGCGCCCTCCGGCGAAGTCGTCGGGTGCGTCTCCGTCGCCGTCTACGGCATGCCGTCGAACCACCAAGAGGTCATCGCCTGGCTGGCGAACAGGCTGCCGGCGGATGACTTTGGGATTCAGCACGATGCCAACGACGACCTGGGCCAGATGGCGGAGCTGCGCTCCCTGGCGGTGAGCGACGCCTTTCGTGGTCGGCAGCTGGGCTTGCAGTTAATCGAAACGGCAAAGGCCGAGGCCAGGTCCCGGGGGTTCGGTCAGCTCTATTCGCTCGTGAACCGGGACGTGGTGGGGCTGTTCGAGCGGGCCGGCTTCTGTCGGGCGACCCGGCCGCCGGCGAAGCTCATCATCGACTGCGCGGTTTGTCCGCTGCTCGACCATTGCGTTGAGATTCCGGTGGTTGCGGAGGTGATTCGGAGTCGAACTTAA
- a CDS encoding Gfo/Idh/MocA family oxidoreductase — protein MRVARIGVVGTGWWATEAHIPGLIEHPLAEVPALCDLDAERAARAAEHYGVAAVYDDLDRMLAREPLDGLVVASSNATHFELAHRAIDAGLHVLIEKPMTEIAPEGRVLLEAAERAGTEVLVGHTFHYTRLARRARELITGGAIGEVELVHSLFASSAIQLVRQPDVLEGWDFPVHGPTGQNFSAHGQGQNQLTHSAALAAFVIDDGPESVHGYMSNLEVPVDAVDALSVRFTGGALGTVASIGTKPGDDTPHNELRIFGSRGWMEVDMERTPRLTLHRYGGGGEEMREEDASLHYPLREPAKNLADVVLGRAPNLSPGSIAQWSVEMVDAAYRSAASGDPVTIADLYRSA, from the coding sequence CCGAGGTTCCGGCGCTCTGCGACCTGGATGCGGAGCGCGCGGCGCGGGCGGCCGAGCACTACGGCGTGGCCGCGGTCTACGACGACCTCGACCGCATGCTGGCGCGGGAGCCGCTGGACGGACTGGTCGTCGCCAGCAGCAACGCCACGCATTTCGAGCTGGCGCACCGGGCCATCGACGCGGGGCTGCATGTGCTGATCGAGAAGCCAATGACCGAGATTGCGCCCGAGGGCCGGGTGCTGCTGGAAGCGGCCGAGCGCGCCGGCACCGAAGTCTTGGTCGGCCACACGTTTCACTACACGCGGCTGGCGCGCCGCGCCCGCGAGTTGATTACCGGCGGTGCGATCGGCGAGGTCGAATTGGTCCATAGCCTATTTGCAAGCTCGGCCATCCAGCTCGTGCGGCAGCCGGACGTGCTCGAGGGCTGGGACTTTCCGGTGCACGGCCCCACGGGCCAAAACTTCAGCGCCCACGGGCAGGGGCAGAATCAGCTCACGCATTCGGCGGCGCTGGCGGCCTTCGTGATTGACGACGGGCCGGAGTCGGTCCATGGGTATATGTCGAATCTCGAAGTGCCCGTCGACGCGGTGGACGCGCTGAGCGTGCGCTTCACCGGCGGCGCGTTGGGCACGGTGGCTAGCATCGGGACGAAACCCGGCGACGACACCCCTCACAACGAGCTGCGCATCTTTGGCTCGCGGGGCTGGATGGAAGTCGATATGGAGCGGACGCCGCGGCTGACGCTGCACCGCTATGGCGGCGGCGGCGAGGAAATGCGCGAGGAGGATGCCTCGCTGCACTACCCGCTGCGGGAGCCGGCGAAGAACCTGGCCGACGTGGTGTTGGGCCGGGCGCCAAACCTGTCGCCGGGCTCGATTGCGCAGTGGTCGGTGGAGATGGTCGACGCGGCCTATCGTTCGGCGGCCAGCGGCGATCCGGTCACGATCGCCGATCTCTACCGTTCCGCATAG